The Tripterygium wilfordii isolate XIE 37 chromosome 18, ASM1340144v1, whole genome shotgun sequence nucleotide sequence ATGAGTTCGAATAGGGGAGGCGGAATATTTTCTTTATATAAATTCGTGAGGGAATGGTAGGAACGTTTGTAGAGATACCCTAAAGTGGACAATACCTTAAATTGTAAAAATATGTATCCACATAAAAGGTTTAATTGGTAACTTGGCTACTCATTCTCTCAAACTAAAGATCGTATGGGTTCGAGTGGTGGAGATGAGATTATTTCCTGAAATAAATACGTGCGGACCCTAGTAGAGTGCAAAACACACAATACCTCAGTTGGATCGAATCGCCATGGTAAGAAAGCCGGCGTTTTGCATCCACACAAACACAGATATATATGTAAGACTATATATAATAAATACTCCTAGTAAAAAATGAATGGTGTTGGACCTTCAATTAATATTAGCGTGGGCTCTCTATATAAAAGGCAACAAAGGTTTTCACTTAGAAGAATCCCACACCAACTACTAAACACACAGAAAATAATTAATCAagcaaataaattaattaagatgGAGTTGATGAATATGATTAGTAGGAAGAGCAAGAGCGATGTGTGGAAGTCCCTGATCATCGTCCAGCTCCTCATCATCCTCTCACTGCAGGTGCAGGGCTTAGAGTTGAAGAGTGCTGCTGCTGGTGCTACTATTAATAATACCAGGAGTCCGCCCAAGTGAGGATTGCTTTTGGGAGCTGCTGTCCGCACTATCCCCGTGTGTGAAAGGTATCGAACAATCATATGATTTCTATCAGCTAATCCAAGAAGTATGCCACCCCGCTCTCCGAAACATCAAAAACCGACTAGTGTCCACACTCGGTCTCAAACAAACCCTGCATATGCGTCCGTCGCGCTATTCAATTCTTACATGAAAAGTTACCGTCCGACTCATTCAAACAGGCCCCCGAAAGTTTGCCAGATAAATGTGGAATATTCGACCTTGGATTTACTACTGCTGTCGACCCAAGTTCATGTTAAGTAACTACCaccttcattatatatatatacactaactaatatatatatatatatatatatatatatgtataaagaaTAATGGGCTGGCTCGCAAAGTGCATCTACCTACTTGCACTATATATAAGCAGATAAGCTAGCTAGAAGCATACAGCCAAATAATTactatatatgtttataattaagTATTATACAAATAAGTGATGATGTTGTTGTGGAATGTGGATGCTATATATTATGGAATAAGGAGTTTCTATTATTGATCTTAATCAAGATATTTACTTTTATCTCATAAGTTCTCGAGTTTCAGCCTTCCCTCCCCataactcctctctctctttgtattcaaaaaaaaaaaaaaaaaactctatttCTATTTGTCAAGGTTTATATACATTTCAAACACCTAATTGGGCCAGCATGCATGCCACCTTGAATCTTTTGCTAAAAAAGGGctaagcaataagcatatccaaTAACCAACAACGATGGGCCGTGTGAAGGCTTAAGCCCATTGGAAGAATATTCTGGGCTTAAGAGAGAAAAATGGGCTCCATTCAGCCCATGTAACACATCTCAACAAACTTTCTTTTTCCGAAGCGAAAACGACGTAGCTTCATTTATGAAATTAATCAATTGTCAATGATCAGAGAGATTCCGACAAACAAAACACTAAACAtcccaaaacataaaataattaaatatatataaattaattggAGAATCCACGTGGCGATCATCCACGGGATTAGCTTTGTGTGTTAGAAAAGCTTCTTCTACGGTTGCAGAACAGAGGATAATGCAGTATATATCTGTCTCTGCGTCTGCGTGACAGTAAGCAAATCCGCCACCAGAAACACCCATCAATCGTCTCCGCCGGTGATTGGTTTCTCGACATCGCCGGGAGATTTACGTCATCATGAACTTGGACTTTTGGTCCTCAAGAGTCCACTCTACCACTACCAAGCGTTTTTCTGCTGTCCATGCTACTAGCCTAAACTCTGGTACTTTGCTTCTCAATGACCTTTTGTCACTTAATTGctgcttctctttttcttcttcaataatttcattttcttgcttttgATTATTGTCGTTTCTTCAGATTGGAATGTTCATTTGAGATAGTTTGCAAATGGGTTCCTCGAGatttcacttaattttttatGATATATCACAAACTGAGTCTTTTAGATTCGGAGTGAAAATTGTATTTTGATCGTGATTTCGTCAAAAACTAGCAGTCCAATAAGTACGGCATGTAAAACCAACTATTTATTTTGCGATATAGTGAGAAATTAGAGTTTCTTGTTATTGGAAGTTCTTGCTTTTGAGggacctttttttcttttaattttgttcaattGGTGTGGGATGTTGTAAGATTGCTTAGGCGCAGATGCAAAGTAATGTACATACCTTCATGTTCATGAGCAATTGAGGATagttttattgttattttacaTTGCCTTGTTTAATGAATCGAAATCTCTAGTTCTGAAGCTTAGATTATCTTCAATTACCACTAGAGGATCTTATTACCAGGTGCACTAAATCTTAAATTGTCCTCTTCAATTAAATTGTCAATGCTTTTCTTGATTTCACCTTAGTGTCACTAAAAGCCTGTCTTCCCTTTTAAAACCTCCATGCTGGTGCactcttttatttttatgatgGCCAGTTATTCCTGATAGATTGACAAACACAAGATCCTTCTAAGTCTGTTTAATTTGTTGAGCAGATAATCATTTAGTATTGGACGATTCTGATGGAGATGATGATCCAAGAGCTTGCTTCCCCTGCCCGTTCTGCTATATGGAGATCGAAGTAAATGTGCTCTGTCGTCATTTGCAAGAAGAACACTGCTTTGACTTAAAAAATGCTGTATGTGCTTGTCATTTGCATATACTTGTTGACTCTTTGAATTGTAGTTTTCCCACTGGATGCTTTATCATGTGTTAAATAGCATTGTCAGCATATTTTTTTTCTGATTCAATGTCACGGTTTCAGGTTTGTCCTCTATGTGCTGCAAATCTAGGAAAAGATGTAATTGGGCATTTTGTCGTGCAGCATGCAAGTTCGTTAAAGGTATTATTTCCAGTTTAGGATCTTCGTGCTATGAATCTTGTATGTGATTTGTTTTGAATTAATTTTATTCTTTCATTTCATATGTTTTCTATCCTTTGTTCTACAGCGGAGGAGAAAATCTCGCAAGTCTTGCCACTGGACTGGTAGTTCAGCAATGCTTGGAAAAGAACTGAGCTCGTTTCTTGGGCCTTCAACATATAGTAAAGGAAATGCACCTGATCCACTCCTCTCACCTTTCCTGTCCGGTGTATCCCATTCAGATCTGAGCAGCATCAAGGAAGAtgaaaaacacaacaaaagtgCTACCACCATATGTGATTTGAAAAGGTATGTTCCTCGCCATACATTTTAAGTTGGGGTGGTGAGAACTGAGAGGTTTTATAATATCTACACTGTCAAACTGAACAAAGCTTTATCCTTTGACGGGTGTCAGTGTGTCACGAAATAAAAATTTGAGCTGAGAATGTAAGGATAACTGTAGGGGTTCAAGGATCAGATGGATGCTGAATTCTTGGAACTCTAACACTCGTTCTGGTAAATActtggtattttctcttatgGGACCAATTCTCCCAAAGAAGCCAAGATTTTGGTGACCTTGGCTCAGATAACAAGTTAAATCACCAATTCCCCTAAAGAAGCAAGATTTCAACTGGTGACCTTGGCTCTGGAAACATGTTAAGTCACCAATTCTCCCAAAAGCTTAAGCTTTCGATTACTATATTGATATTGCCTATTTCTTTCACTAAAGTTAGCCTGTCCCTGTATCAATA carries:
- the LOC119983713 gene encoding protein DEHYDRATION-INDUCED 19 homolog 5-like isoform X11, translated to MNLDFWSSRVHSTTTKRFSAVHATSLNSDNHLVLDDSDGDDDPRACFPCPFCYMEIEVNVLCRHLQEEHCFDLKNARRRKSRKSCHWTGSSAMLGKELSSFLGPSTYSKGNAPDPLLSPFLSGVSHSDLSSIKEDEKHNKSATTICDLKSTELSLQNEDYDPDYEERRQRAAFVQLLFASTIF
- the LOC119983713 gene encoding protein DEHYDRATION-INDUCED 19 homolog 5-like isoform X3, coding for MNLDFWSSRVHSTTTKRFSAVHATSLNSDNHLVLDDSDGDDDPRACFPCPFCYMEIEVNVLCRHLQEEHCFDLKNAVCPLCAANLGKDVIGHFVVQHASSLKRRRKSRKSCHWTGSSAMLGKELSSFLGPSTYSKGNAPDPLLSPFLSGVSHSDLSSIKEDEKHNKSATTICDLKSTELSLQNEDYDPDYEERRQRAAFVQLLFASTIF
- the LOC119983713 gene encoding protein DEHYDRATION-INDUCED 19 homolog 5-like isoform X7, producing MNLDFWSSRVHSTTTKRFSAVHATSLNSDNHLVLDDSDGDDDPRACFPCPFCYMEIEVNVLCRHLQEEHCFDLKNAVCPLCAANLGKDVIGHFVVQHASSLKVLFPRRRKSRKSCHWTGSSAMLGKELSSFLGPSTYSKGNAPDPLLSPFLSGVSHSDLSSIKEDEKHNKSATTICDLKRQCIPGLGWIHKFLELKASISI
- the LOC119983713 gene encoding protein DEHYDRATION-INDUCED 19 homolog 5-like isoform X1; amino-acid sequence: MNLDFWSSRVHSTTTKRFSAVHATSLNSDNHLVLDDSDGDDDPRACFPCPFCYMEIEVNVLCRHLQEEHCFDLKNAVCPLCAANLGKDVIGHFVVQHASSLKVLFPRRRKSRKSCHWTGSSAMLGKELSSFLGPSTYSKGNAPDPLLSPFLSGVSHSDLSSIKEDEKHNKSATTICDLKSTELSLQNEDYDPDYEERRQRAAFVQLLFASTIF
- the LOC119983713 gene encoding protein DEHYDRATION-INDUCED 19 homolog 5-like isoform X10, whose product is MNLDFWSSRVHSTTTKRFSAVHATSLNSDNHLVLDDSDGDDDPRACFPCPFCYMEIEVCPLCAANLGKDVIGHFVVQHASSLKRRKSRKSCHWTGSSAMLGKELSSFLGPSTYSKGNAPDPLLSPFLSGVSHSDLSSIKEDEKHNKSATTICDLKSTELSLQNEDYDPDYEERRQRAAFVQLLFASTIF
- the LOC119983713 gene encoding protein DEHYDRATION-INDUCED 19 homolog 5-like isoform X4, giving the protein MNLDFWSSRVHSTTTKRFSAVHATSLNSDNHLVLDDSDGDDDPRACFPCPFCYMEIEVNVLCRHLQEEHCFDLKNAVCPLCAANLGKDVIGHFVVQHASSLKRRKSRKSCHWTGSSAMLGKELSSFLGPSTYSKGNAPDPLLSPFLSGVSHSDLSSIKEDEKHNKSATTICDLKSTELSLQNEDYDPDYEERRQRAAFVQLLFASTIF
- the LOC119983713 gene encoding protein DEHYDRATION-INDUCED 19 homolog 5-like isoform X6 — its product is MNLDFWSSRVHSTTTKRFSAVHATSLNSDNHLVLDDSDGDDDPRACFPCPFCYMEIEVNVLCRHLQEEHCFDLKNVCPLCAANLGKDVIGHFVVQHASSLKRRKSRKSCHWTGSSAMLGKELSSFLGPSTYSKGNAPDPLLSPFLSGVSHSDLSSIKEDEKHNKSATTICDLKSTELSLQNEDYDPDYEERRQRAAFVQLLFASTIF
- the LOC119983713 gene encoding protein DEHYDRATION-INDUCED 19 homolog 5-like isoform X2, whose product is MNLDFWSSRVHSTTTKRFSAVHATSLNSDNHLVLDDSDGDDDPRACFPCPFCYMEIEVNVLCRHLQEEHCFDLKNVCPLCAANLGKDVIGHFVVQHASSLKVLFPRRRKSRKSCHWTGSSAMLGKELSSFLGPSTYSKGNAPDPLLSPFLSGVSHSDLSSIKEDEKHNKSATTICDLKSTELSLQNEDYDPDYEERRQRAAFVQLLFASTIF
- the LOC119983713 gene encoding protein DEHYDRATION-INDUCED 19 homolog 5-like isoform X5, with product MNLDFWSSRVHSTTTKRFSAVHATSLNSDNHLVLDDSDGDDDPRACFPCPFCYMEIEVNVLCRHLQEEHCFDLKNVCPLCAANLGKDVIGHFVVQHASSLKRRRKSRKSCHWTGSSAMLGKELSSFLGPSTYSKGNAPDPLLSPFLSGVSHSDLSSIKEDEKHNKSATTICDLKSTELSLQNEDYDPDYEERRQRAAFVQLLFASTIF
- the LOC119983713 gene encoding protein DEHYDRATION-INDUCED 19 homolog 5-like isoform X8, with protein sequence MNLDFWSSRVHSTTTKRFSAVHATSLNSDNHLVLDDSDGDDDPRACFPCPFCYMEIEVCPLCAANLGKDVIGHFVVQHASSLKVLFPRRRKSRKSCHWTGSSAMLGKELSSFLGPSTYSKGNAPDPLLSPFLSGVSHSDLSSIKEDEKHNKSATTICDLKSTELSLQNEDYDPDYEERRQRAAFVQLLFASTIF
- the LOC119983713 gene encoding protein DEHYDRATION-INDUCED 19 homolog 5-like isoform X9; this translates as MNLDFWSSRVHSTTTKRFSAVHATSLNSDNHLVLDDSDGDDDPRACFPCPFCYMEIEVCPLCAANLGKDVIGHFVVQHASSLKRRRKSRKSCHWTGSSAMLGKELSSFLGPSTYSKGNAPDPLLSPFLSGVSHSDLSSIKEDEKHNKSATTICDLKSTELSLQNEDYDPDYEERRQRAAFVQLLFASTIF